One part of the Halobacteriovorax vibrionivorans genome encodes these proteins:
- a CDS encoding Tex family protein, with protein sequence MSEETTKSTKNPMDVIDQNAVLFCVDNTDITAKQIMAVLAMLLVEDCTVPFITRYRKDKTGGLDEEQIRLIQEKYDEYIEREKRREFILEAITKQEMMTPEIEKKIKAATNINQLEDIYAPFKSKRKTKAQIAKEAGLGPFSILMKESKLPMPELAKEALKYINKEKKIATFEDVLKGACDIIIEEIAHDTELKEQLRNDYWAQAMIKSTPRKGYEEVKDWQKYKDYFEYEQKVSDLKDPKAAHRFLAIRRAQTEKILKVEIIFDEEYANNLILSKNFPDTTVTSYKALVDCASKAYKNYIHSSLDLEIKGELKKLSDESAIDVFGINLKNLLLQPYLGSKTVLALDPGVVTGCKTVVVDNTGKFVVDTVVYPHPPRNQVRESATILNAMIEQFNVEYIAIGNGTFGRETLQFVEDNITAVKDGKVKATMISEDGASIYSASPIAKKEFPDKDATVRGAISIGRRFQDPLAELVKIDPKSIGVGQYQHDVNQVRLKKSLNGVVESCVNFVGVDINTASAPLLSFISGIGPTVAGNIVKHRDKNGLFSDRSEILKVSRFSEKVFQQAAGFLRVYNGKNPLDATFIHPENYDMLEEWAHKNGYTLEQLTTDNAVANKLKSDKDLIAKLGEFTVNDIYKSLTAPSQDPRTEFKTTEFRKDVREIKDVKIGERYPGIVKNITQFGAFVDIGIKENGLVHVSQMADHFVENALDVLKVGQEVSAVVLDVDMDRKRIALSLKSDGAEEAKTYERPTGGPRKSNPRGGKPKMPKQNDAPLKNNAFAALKGFKVK encoded by the coding sequence ATGTCAGAAGAGACAACGAAGTCGACAAAAAACCCTATGGACGTTATCGATCAAAATGCCGTCTTATTTTGTGTAGACAACACAGATATCACAGCAAAACAAATCATGGCCGTACTGGCAATGCTACTTGTAGAAGATTGTACAGTTCCATTTATCACTCGTTATCGTAAAGACAAAACTGGTGGATTAGACGAAGAACAAATTCGCCTCATTCAAGAAAAGTATGACGAATATATCGAGCGTGAAAAGAGACGTGAATTCATTCTAGAGGCCATCACTAAACAAGAGATGATGACTCCAGAGATTGAAAAGAAAATTAAAGCGGCAACAAATATTAACCAGCTTGAAGATATCTATGCGCCATTTAAATCAAAGAGAAAGACAAAGGCGCAAATCGCAAAAGAAGCAGGGCTTGGGCCATTCTCAATTCTAATGAAAGAGTCAAAGCTTCCTATGCCAGAACTTGCAAAAGAAGCACTTAAGTATATTAATAAAGAAAAGAAAATCGCAACTTTTGAAGATGTATTAAAAGGTGCTTGTGACATTATCATCGAAGAAATTGCTCACGACACAGAACTTAAAGAGCAATTACGTAACGATTACTGGGCACAGGCAATGATTAAGTCAACTCCTCGTAAAGGTTATGAAGAAGTAAAAGACTGGCAAAAGTACAAAGACTACTTTGAATATGAGCAAAAAGTTAGTGATCTAAAAGATCCAAAAGCCGCTCACAGATTCCTAGCGATTCGTCGTGCACAAACTGAGAAGATCCTAAAAGTTGAAATTATTTTTGATGAAGAATATGCAAATAATCTTATTCTATCAAAGAACTTCCCAGACACTACAGTCACAAGTTACAAGGCATTAGTCGATTGTGCATCAAAGGCCTATAAGAATTATATTCACTCTTCTCTTGATTTAGAAATCAAGGGTGAACTTAAGAAGCTCTCAGATGAATCAGCAATTGATGTTTTTGGTATAAACCTTAAGAACCTTCTATTACAACCTTACCTTGGTTCTAAAACAGTTCTTGCGCTTGATCCAGGAGTAGTGACTGGTTGTAAGACAGTTGTTGTAGATAATACGGGTAAATTTGTTGTTGATACAGTTGTCTACCCTCACCCACCAAGAAATCAGGTACGTGAGTCTGCGACAATTTTAAATGCCATGATTGAGCAATTTAATGTTGAATATATAGCAATTGGAAACGGAACTTTTGGTCGAGAGACTCTCCAATTTGTTGAAGATAATATTACTGCGGTTAAAGACGGAAAAGTTAAAGCAACAATGATTTCAGAAGATGGTGCTTCAATTTATTCTGCTTCTCCAATTGCAAAGAAAGAATTCCCAGATAAAGATGCAACAGTAAGAGGCGCCATCTCAATTGGCCGCCGCTTCCAAGACCCTCTAGCAGAGCTTGTAAAGATCGATCCTAAGTCTATTGGTGTTGGCCAGTATCAACACGATGTAAACCAGGTTCGTCTAAAAAAATCACTAAATGGCGTGGTTGAAAGCTGTGTTAACTTTGTTGGTGTTGATATCAATACGGCATCGGCCCCACTACTTTCATTCATTTCCGGAATTGGGCCAACAGTTGCGGGAAATATCGTAAAGCATAGAGATAAGAATGGGCTATTTTCAGATCGAAGCGAAATCCTAAAGGTTTCACGTTTTTCTGAAAAAGTTTTCCAACAAGCAGCAGGATTCTTAAGAGTTTATAATGGGAAGAATCCACTTGATGCGACATTTATTCACCCAGAAAACTACGATATGTTAGAAGAATGGGCACACAAGAATGGATACACGCTTGAGCAGTTAACAACAGATAATGCAGTTGCAAATAAACTAAAGTCAGATAAGGACCTTATTGCAAAACTTGGTGAATTTACTGTTAATGATATTTATAAGTCACTAACTGCACCTTCACAGGATCCTCGTACAGAATTTAAGACAACAGAGTTTAGAAAAGATGTACGTGAAATCAAAGATGTAAAAATTGGTGAGAGATATCCAGGTATTGTAAAAAACATCACTCAATTTGGTGCCTTTGTTGATATTGGAATTAAAGAAAATGGTTTAGTTCACGTAAGTCAGATGGCCGATCACTTTGTTGAGAATGCCCTTGATGTTCTAAAAGTTGGGCAAGAAGTTTCTGCCGTTGTTCTTGACGTTGATATGGATAGAAAGCGTATTGCTCTATCTCTAAAATCTGACGGAGCTGAAGAAGCAAAAACTTACGAGCGTCCAACAGGTGGCCCACGTAAGAGCAATCCTCGTGGTGGAAAACCTAAGATGCCAAAGCAAAACGATGCACCGTTAAAGAATAATGCATTCGCTGCTCTTAAGGGATTTAAGGTTAAATAG
- a CDS encoding MBL fold metallo-hydrolase has protein sequence MKLQKLILLIILMNFSGCSAVTKVASVFMSSMGSHPDKEELETFTKSSQFNKEKMRFVNRRPNITSEQPIKKDGFGFSNFIEFLGKGNGRYPDKPLPMLKPDMDKFLEKSDVVKSIWFGHSTVLFNIDSKIVLIDPIFSDSSSPVPIFVKRFGPTVLTLKELPKIDYILISHDHYDHLDMRTIKFFVDKDVKFITPLGVGSHLKRWGIDRKRVTELDWWQNVEFDGIKFTATPAQHFSGRDQAHENTTLWASWAVKTRNNNLYFSGDSGYDTHFKEIGQRLGPFDVAFMESGQYNPDWFAVHLLPDEWPKAYEDINANYYFPIHWGAFSLAFHTWDDPIIKLNEFSQQGKLKLMAPKMGEIVSFDHQEYVTKKWW, from the coding sequence ATGAAGTTGCAAAAGTTAATATTGTTAATTATTTTAATGAATTTTTCAGGATGTTCGGCCGTGACAAAAGTTGCTTCAGTATTTATGTCTTCTATGGGCTCTCACCCAGATAAGGAAGAATTAGAGACTTTCACTAAATCTAGTCAATTTAACAAAGAGAAGATGAGGTTTGTAAATCGCAGACCTAATATAACTAGTGAACAGCCAATAAAGAAAGATGGCTTTGGTTTTTCTAACTTTATAGAGTTCTTGGGTAAGGGTAATGGCCGCTATCCAGATAAACCTCTTCCAATGTTAAAACCCGATATGGATAAATTTCTAGAGAAGTCTGATGTTGTAAAGTCAATTTGGTTTGGTCATTCAACAGTCTTATTTAATATCGACTCTAAGATTGTTCTAATTGATCCAATCTTTTCAGATTCTTCATCTCCTGTACCAATATTTGTTAAACGTTTTGGACCTACTGTTTTAACACTTAAAGAATTACCAAAGATTGACTATATATTAATCTCTCATGACCACTATGATCATTTAGATATGAGAACCATTAAATTCTTTGTGGATAAGGATGTTAAGTTCATCACTCCTTTAGGAGTGGGCTCACACTTAAAACGTTGGGGTATTGATCGTAAACGTGTCACAGAGCTTGATTGGTGGCAGAACGTTGAGTTTGATGGGATAAAATTTACGGCAACTCCTGCTCAGCATTTTTCTGGTCGCGACCAAGCACACGAAAATACAACTCTATGGGCATCTTGGGCCGTAAAAACTCGTAATAATAATCTCTATTTTAGTGGTGACTCTGGTTACGATACTCATTTTAAAGAAATCGGACAACGTCTAGGTCCTTTTGATGTAGCATTTATGGAGTCAGGTCAATATAACCCAGATTGGTTTGCTGTCCACCTCTTGCCAGATGAATGGCCAAAGGCCTATGAAGACATCAATGCAAATTACTACTTTCCAATTCACTGGGGTGCATTTTCTTTAGCATTTCACACGTGGGATGATCCTATAATAAAGCTCAATGAGTTTTCACAGCAAGGAAAGCTAAAGTTAATGGCCCCTAAGATGGGAGAAATTGTAAGCTTTGATCACCAGGAATACGTTACAAAAAAATGGTGGTAA
- a CDS encoding cytochrome-c peroxidase, translating into MKLTVYTISMLLLLSCTGKENNTDKKSLEERRELFGNGLNSIRYFGENRPKEEVIELGRMLFYDTRLSNDKTVSCSKCHLPQLSFSDALPKSIGAKYRLSHRNAQTLINTAAQISQHWNGNRKDVEEQAKKAFFFKGAYDLKDSSHLKKKLVDNNYNEAFKKAFNTELITSNENDILELSAKSIGAFERTLVGPAIFDDYLEGKDDVLNLEQKSGLKKFTQYGCIGCHNGNLVGGGMYQKFGVVEDPYKYTKSKNRDLGRYTHTKNEDDKEYFKVPPLRNVTKTSPYFHDGSVASLDEAIDIMGRVQLGVEIPKEDRKLIIEFLKTLETKEEHLKELTRIPDLP; encoded by the coding sequence ATGAAGTTAACTGTATACACTATTTCTATGCTACTTCTCCTTTCTTGCACAGGAAAAGAGAATAATACCGATAAGAAATCTTTAGAAGAAAGGCGAGAATTATTTGGTAATGGACTAAACTCAATAAGATACTTTGGGGAAAATCGTCCAAAAGAAGAAGTCATCGAACTTGGAAGAATGTTATTTTACGATACTAGGTTAAGTAATGACAAAACGGTAAGCTGTTCAAAATGCCATTTACCACAATTAAGCTTTAGTGATGCTCTTCCAAAATCCATTGGTGCAAAATATCGTCTTTCACATCGTAATGCTCAAACACTAATCAATACAGCAGCTCAAATTTCACAACATTGGAACGGAAATCGAAAAGACGTCGAAGAGCAAGCAAAGAAAGCTTTCTTCTTTAAGGGGGCCTATGATCTTAAAGACAGTAGTCATTTAAAGAAAAAACTTGTGGATAATAATTATAATGAAGCATTTAAAAAGGCTTTTAACACTGAGCTTATCACATCTAATGAAAACGACATTTTAGAATTAAGTGCAAAATCAATTGGCGCCTTTGAAAGAACTCTCGTTGGTCCTGCTATTTTTGATGATTACCTTGAGGGAAAAGATGACGTTCTTAATTTAGAACAAAAAAGTGGACTTAAGAAATTTACGCAATACGGATGCATCGGCTGTCATAATGGTAATCTTGTCGGTGGAGGAATGTATCAGAAATTTGGAGTCGTTGAAGATCCATATAAGTACACAAAGAGTAAAAATCGTGACTTAGGCCGCTACACGCATACAAAGAATGAAGATGATAAAGAGTATTTTAAAGTCCCTCCACTTAGAAATGTAACAAAGACATCTCCCTACTTTCATGATGGTAGTGTGGCCTCACTTGATGAAGCAATTGATATAATGGGGCGAGTTCAACTTGGAGTGGAGATTCCAAAAGAAGATCGAAAACTAATTATTGAATTTCTAAAAACGCTTGAAACAAAAGAGGAGCATTTAAAAGAGCTAACAAGGATTCCTGATCTTCCGTAG
- a CDS encoding ABC transporter permease, with the protein MALASLVISSFSLLTVQSVLKGLQSNRIERGKQTLGRYIIDLEKDFNFKKATSYLNDNNYKYTLEYEIEGLIRLEGYLAPVIFHGIIEDTSSILPKAIDHWPKRNEILMSPYLARKVYAGLDDRVQLISPAHTDTFFGELPRFKSLDVEAFTDSMDPDIDEFHAWGHAYSAFSIAKSRHYNKLRVFSNLTKIQEEQLKSKFAGDGARFHTWEELNQNLVFALALENNVVLFLFLATIVLVTFSIISGLSIFYARVRNDFASFWILGMSMGHIKKYGGLNIAIITASAIAVGNILSFIVLKLLVQFSPTIMPAMFVDRSLPVRFEASSFFYSFIVPVIITVVFTLLSNWRFFKDNGNFMTFVKKVGT; encoded by the coding sequence ATGGCCTTGGCGAGTCTTGTTATATCTAGCTTTTCTCTACTTACTGTTCAATCAGTTTTAAAAGGGTTGCAAAGCAATCGTATTGAACGAGGTAAACAAACATTAGGTCGCTATATTATTGACCTTGAAAAAGACTTCAATTTTAAAAAGGCCACTTCTTATCTCAATGATAATAATTATAAGTATACTTTAGAGTATGAAATTGAAGGCCTGATAAGATTAGAAGGTTATTTAGCACCAGTCATTTTTCACGGGATTATAGAAGATACAAGTTCAATACTTCCAAAGGCCATTGATCATTGGCCTAAGAGAAATGAGATCTTAATGTCGCCATATTTAGCGCGTAAGGTTTATGCAGGACTTGATGATCGTGTGCAATTGATCTCACCGGCCCATACAGATACATTCTTTGGCGAATTACCACGTTTTAAGTCTCTTGATGTTGAGGCCTTTACCGATTCTATGGACCCTGATATTGATGAATTTCACGCTTGGGGACACGCTTATAGTGCATTCTCTATTGCTAAGTCTCGTCATTATAATAAGCTTAGAGTCTTCTCAAACTTAACGAAAATACAAGAAGAACAACTTAAGTCGAAGTTTGCAGGGGATGGAGCACGTTTTCATACTTGGGAAGAATTAAATCAAAACCTCGTATTTGCTCTGGCCTTAGAAAATAATGTCGTTCTTTTTCTATTTCTAGCAACTATTGTTCTTGTTACATTTTCAATTATTTCTGGTCTTTCAATTTTCTATGCACGTGTTAGAAATGACTTTGCTTCATTTTGGATTCTTGGCATGAGCATGGGCCATATAAAGAAATACGGTGGTTTAAATATTGCAATCATAACTGCAAGTGCAATTGCAGTTGGAAATATCTTAAGCTTTATTGTTTTAAAATTGTTAGTTCAGTTTTCACCTACAATCATGCCGGCCATGTTTGTTGATCGTTCATTACCAGTACGTTTTGAGGCATCATCATTTTTCTATTCATTCATTGTTCCCGTTATTATCACTGTCGTCTTTACGTTGTTATCTAATTGGCGATTCTTTAAAGACAATGGCAATTTCATGACCTTCGTAAAAAAGGTTGGTACTTAA
- a CDS encoding 3-hydroxyacyl-CoA dehydrogenase NAD-binding domain-containing protein: MTYKRLSFEIKDKKAFVGFGYNCDKAMTVLDEETLKELQDIVEDLHSKEKELDGAIFFSHKDRCFLAGADINLFDTMHTAADGQAGAEAGQTIFNRLEDLKMPTVACVNGVCLGGGLEFALSCKSIIVSDDKSTGLGLPEVKLGLIPGFGGTYRLPKKVGLPTALDMILTGKNLNAKKAKKVGIADEIYAKERLLDLAPKHFKKKADKRSMMDKVQDAATDNVFTKKIIFQKARESVLKKTKGFYQAPLKILDVMEGGVMKGRASYLTTEAQAFGELCIGEQSKNLRHIFFLMEGSKKMDDAKGVGRSLKRGACLGAGTMGGGIAWLMAKNDMFPIMKDLNQHGLELGLKQASSNFSGAVKRKRMSKDDFERKMRSISAQTDYRGFEHTDLVIEAVVENMDIKKKVFAETETKVRPDTILTSNTSSLSIQEMSKALEDSSRFAGLHFFNPVHMMPLVEIIKHDNVSDETVESLYNWVVKTKKTPVVVNDGPGFLVNRILMPYMNEAGFLLEEGVSIKDIDDACLNFGMPMGPFRLLDEVGIDVGDKVSKIIFDGLGARLASNGIGKQMLEKEFLGKKNSKGFYLYDEKGKVTGPNDEAWKMLPKASKKMSETEIQMRIFLPMINEAATTLEDKIVAKAKDVDLGLIFGIGFPPFRGGLLRYADTQGIARLKEEMLKFADSVDKDRYTPCELINKLASDNGKFYEL; encoded by the coding sequence ATGACATATAAAAGATTAAGTTTTGAAATTAAGGATAAGAAAGCGTTTGTTGGTTTTGGTTACAATTGTGACAAGGCAATGACGGTTTTAGATGAAGAAACATTAAAAGAGCTTCAAGATATTGTTGAAGATCTTCACTCAAAAGAAAAAGAATTAGATGGTGCCATCTTCTTTTCACACAAAGATAGATGCTTCTTAGCTGGTGCTGATATCAATCTATTCGATACAATGCATACGGCAGCTGATGGCCAGGCTGGAGCTGAGGCAGGGCAGACAATTTTTAATCGTCTTGAAGACCTTAAAATGCCGACTGTGGCCTGTGTAAACGGTGTATGTCTTGGTGGTGGACTTGAGTTTGCTCTATCATGTAAGTCTATTATTGTGAGTGATGACAAGTCTACTGGACTTGGTCTTCCTGAAGTTAAACTTGGCCTAATTCCAGGTTTTGGTGGAACTTATCGCCTGCCAAAGAAAGTGGGACTTCCAACTGCTTTAGATATGATCCTTACTGGTAAGAACTTAAATGCAAAGAAAGCAAAGAAAGTCGGAATTGCTGATGAGATTTATGCAAAAGAGCGCCTTCTTGATCTTGCTCCAAAGCATTTTAAGAAAAAAGCAGATAAGCGTAGCATGATGGATAAAGTGCAAGATGCTGCTACTGATAACGTGTTTACAAAGAAAATTATTTTTCAAAAGGCCCGCGAGTCAGTTTTAAAGAAAACAAAAGGCTTCTATCAGGCCCCTCTTAAAATACTTGATGTTATGGAAGGTGGAGTGATGAAAGGTCGCGCATCTTACTTAACAACAGAAGCACAAGCTTTTGGAGAGTTATGTATTGGTGAGCAATCAAAGAACCTACGTCATATTTTCTTCTTAATGGAAGGGTCTAAGAAAATGGATGATGCTAAAGGTGTAGGACGTTCATTAAAGCGTGGAGCTTGTCTTGGTGCCGGTACAATGGGTGGTGGAATCGCATGGCTTATGGCCAAAAATGATATGTTTCCAATCATGAAAGATCTAAACCAACACGGACTAGAGCTTGGTTTAAAACAGGCTTCAAGTAACTTTTCAGGTGCTGTAAAAAGAAAACGTATGTCTAAAGATGATTTTGAGCGCAAGATGAGATCAATTAGTGCTCAAACAGATTATCGTGGTTTTGAACATACTGACCTTGTAATTGAGGCCGTTGTTGAAAATATGGATATTAAAAAGAAAGTATTTGCTGAGACAGAAACAAAAGTTCGTCCAGATACAATTCTTACGTCAAATACTTCATCTCTATCAATTCAAGAGATGTCTAAGGCATTAGAAGATAGTTCTCGTTTTGCTGGACTTCACTTCTTTAACCCTGTTCATATGATGCCTTTAGTAGAGATTATTAAGCATGATAACGTTTCAGACGAAACTGTTGAATCTCTTTATAATTGGGTTGTAAAAACTAAGAAGACTCCTGTTGTTGTTAATGATGGGCCAGGATTCCTAGTTAATAGAATTCTTATGCCATATATGAATGAAGCAGGATTCTTATTAGAAGAAGGTGTTTCAATTAAAGATATCGATGATGCTTGTCTAAACTTTGGTATGCCAATGGGGCCATTTAGGCTTTTAGATGAAGTTGGAATCGATGTAGGTGATAAAGTTTCTAAGATTATTTTCGACGGCCTTGGAGCACGTCTTGCTTCTAATGGAATTGGAAAGCAGATGCTTGAAAAAGAATTCTTAGGTAAGAAGAACTCTAAAGGCTTCTACCTTTATGATGAGAAAGGAAAGGTTACAGGACCTAATGATGAAGCATGGAAAATGCTTCCAAAAGCATCTAAGAAGATGAGTGAAACTGAAATTCAAATGCGAATTTTTTTACCAATGATTAACGAAGCTGCAACGACTCTTGAAGATAAGATTGTTGCAAAAGCAAAAGATGTTGATCTTGGTCTAATTTTTGGTATCGGATTCCCTCCATTTAGAGGAGGACTTCTAAGATATGCAGATACTCAAGGTATTGCGAGATTAAAAGAAGAGATGCTTAAATTTGCAGATAGTGTTGATAAAGATCGATACACTCCTTGTGAATTAATTAATAAACTCGCAAGTGATAATGGAAAGTTCTACGAATTATAG
- a CDS encoding thiolase family protein, whose amino-acid sequence MKPVYIVEAVRTPQAKSGTIIKDIQAPYLGAYLVRHIMDGTSIEDDAVDEVIFGNTGTPAKYPNIGRVIALEAGLHKKTSGYSVHRNCASGLEAASQGFLKVASGRSEIVVAGGVESMSNMPLIYGKQMTELFAKLMKAKTTGDKLKVLSSFKPAYLSPIVAIEQGLTDPFCGLNMGQTAELLARELGITREQQDEYANESHHKAIKAIEEGRFADEIVPLIYGAKLDKLLMNDHGPRKESSVEGLAKMKPYFDRKSGTVTVGNSCPITDGGSAILFCSEEAVKKYNLEPMARVVDYHFHGLEPERMGMGPLLAMDGVFRRTGLTLEQMDLVEINEAFAAQIIAVKKAFTDQKVADKFGVDKLWGEIPDEKLNVNGGAIALGHPVGSTGSRLVVTLAHELKKRKAGYGIASLCIGGGQGGAMIIENLQK is encoded by the coding sequence ATGAAACCAGTCTACATTGTTGAGGCCGTAAGAACTCCACAGGCCAAATCCGGTACAATTATTAAAGATATTCAAGCGCCATACCTTGGAGCTTACCTTGTACGTCATATTATGGATGGGACAAGTATTGAAGATGATGCTGTTGATGAGGTTATTTTTGGTAACACAGGGACACCAGCTAAATATCCAAATATTGGACGAGTTATCGCTCTTGAAGCAGGACTACATAAGAAAACTTCAGGTTACTCTGTTCACCGCAATTGTGCCTCTGGTTTAGAAGCTGCTTCACAAGGCTTTTTAAAAGTAGCATCTGGCCGCAGCGAGATCGTTGTTGCTGGTGGTGTTGAGTCGATGTCAAATATGCCTCTTATCTATGGAAAGCAGATGACTGAGCTTTTTGCAAAGCTTATGAAGGCAAAAACAACAGGTGATAAGCTAAAAGTTTTATCAAGCTTTAAGCCGGCCTATCTTTCTCCTATTGTTGCTATTGAGCAAGGTCTAACAGATCCTTTTTGTGGGTTAAATATGGGACAAACAGCAGAACTTCTTGCACGTGAGTTAGGAATTACACGTGAGCAACAAGATGAGTATGCAAATGAGTCACACCACAAGGCCATTAAGGCCATTGAAGAAGGGCGTTTTGCAGATGAAATTGTCCCTTTAATATACGGTGCAAAATTAGATAAATTATTAATGAATGATCACGGTCCACGTAAAGAATCTTCTGTTGAAGGTCTTGCTAAGATGAAGCCTTACTTTGATCGTAAATCAGGTACAGTTACAGTTGGAAATAGTTGTCCAATTACTGATGGTGGATCAGCAATCCTTTTCTGCTCTGAAGAAGCAGTGAAAAAATACAACTTAGAGCCAATGGCGCGAGTTGTTGACTACCACTTCCACGGTCTAGAGCCTGAGCGTATGGGAATGGGACCTCTGTTAGCAATGGATGGTGTTTTTAGAAGAACAGGTCTAACTTTAGAACAGATGGATCTTGTTGAAATTAACGAAGCATTTGCTGCTCAAATTATTGCTGTTAAGAAAGCTTTTACTGATCAAAAAGTTGCAGACAAATTTGGTGTTGATAAGCTTTGGGGAGAAATTCCTGATGAGAAACTTAATGTAAACGGTGGGGCAATTGCACTTGGACACCCTGTTGGTTCAACTGGTTCACGTCTTGTTGTTACACTTGCACATGAGCTTAAAAAGCGTAAGGCCGGTTACGGAATTGCTTCCCTTTGTATTGGTGGTGGCCAAGGTGGTGCCATGATTATTGAGAACCTTCAAAAATAA
- a CDS encoding OmpH family outer membrane protein has product MKTTKFNCAVMAALIFSSAASFAQEDPLLSETDQVVHTDEINLDGFYKKKKKKSAADKIQKLRRELEEKHEQMMRKNVEDMRLKEERRIAKKIQKALEGQIKAMDEINSIQSAPARSEVVAPVVPQGPQLDNKVSVQTGFKTITGDQKEWTAGLNFDAVVETKVSDRVDVGISVGYMGMTIGDQDLASNRGYSCSYSGCYSTGYYHSANDEISYNEFNFGGHAKFYFSRAAKIKPFLSLGTKVHFGNFKIENPRDSFNNTELSYRYVSGGATLGAEVNFAKEFGVQLALNYDKNIFRMGEEDEYAGSANDYVLNNQAKNLEGADSFTLGLGLSYLF; this is encoded by the coding sequence ATGAAAACAACAAAGTTTAATTGCGCCGTGATGGCAGCATTGATCTTTTCTAGTGCAGCTTCATTTGCACAAGAAGACCCACTATTAAGTGAGACAGATCAAGTCGTTCATACAGATGAAATTAATCTGGATGGATTTTACAAAAAGAAAAAGAAGAAATCTGCGGCAGACAAGATTCAAAAGCTTCGTCGTGAGCTCGAGGAAAAGCACGAGCAAATGATGAGAAAGAATGTTGAGGATATGCGTCTTAAAGAAGAGAGAAGAATCGCTAAGAAGATTCAAAAGGCTCTAGAAGGTCAAATTAAGGCCATGGACGAGATCAATAGCATTCAATCAGCTCCAGCTAGATCTGAGGTCGTAGCTCCAGTTGTACCTCAAGGGCCACAATTGGATAATAAAGTTTCTGTTCAAACAGGATTTAAAACAATCACTGGTGATCAGAAAGAGTGGACAGCAGGACTTAATTTTGATGCGGTAGTAGAAACTAAGGTTTCTGATCGCGTTGATGTAGGTATTAGTGTTGGTTATATGGGAATGACTATTGGTGACCAAGACTTAGCTAGTAATAGAGGATACTCATGTAGTTATTCTGGTTGTTACAGCACTGGTTATTACCACTCAGCAAATGATGAAATTTCATATAATGAGTTTAATTTCGGTGGACACGCTAAGTTCTACTTTTCTCGTGCTGCGAAAATTAAGCCATTCTTGAGCCTTGGGACTAAAGTTCACTTTGGTAACTTTAAAATTGAAAACCCAAGAGATAGCTTTAATAATACTGAATTATCTTATCGCTATGTTTCAGGTGGAGCGACTTTAGGTGCAGAAGTTAATTTTGCTAAAGAATTTGGAGTTCAGCTAGCGCTAAACTACGATAAGAATATCTTTAGAATGGGTGAAGAAGATGAATATGCTGGTTCAGCAAATGATTATGTTCTAAATAATCAAGCTAAGAACCTTGAAGGTGCAGATTCATTCACTTTAGGTCTTGGACTGTCATACCTATTCTAA